Proteins encoded within one genomic window of Microbacterium sp. zg-B185:
- a CDS encoding GAF domain-containing protein: MGDVPERIQPGSASAEHKPSLIRTRIERDEIRSLVEKERALRDVANLIARAGADVDVIAVIVREASRQVHGLPVTLTQFVGSRELLVLASPDGPADAGMRIVFEADTLPDRVVGTGRPCRVDDYRSQPDAELAARFGIAAGVAVPIIVEGRTWGMFFVSSALGALPPETETLLAAFAQLVTASFDSIEARNQLRAVAEHDETMRAIQHDADEGTITDIATRLVEYAATLGGIEHATLTALGGVEVTATNPVVSITDSSIRPTQTVTFPVTAQQERVGAFTVETTLPALPSQTTRFLTDLSEVTGRIILAITNRQHLSELIDEQASLRRIAELAARGAPRARPLDDILAVICRAASDQLGGQEVTLLQFESADTIVAVATHGGPVPIGVRVVHPPGSLSDRVARTKKAVRVDDFDAMPSAEIVRRYGIRAGVGVPVFIDDRLWGAFVSTSQTAPLPHDTEQRLEGFAQLTWAAIANAEAREILRRLADEQAALRHVAELVARESPLPTVFDAVVKEAARVLNASSAEVVRDPVGGFGDARVMAEIRLQPTAGAHHAEAPILVNGESWGALAVDSDSPSRVDGRDRLKPFADLMAAAIANAEHRAGLTQSRARVIAAADDARRRLQRDVHDGAQQRLVHTILLLKLARDAATARGEVTALLADALAHAEEANRQLRDVVRGILPAALSRNGLAAGIESLAAETPIPVDLALVIPRLPVALETTAYFTVAEAITNAVKHAQATHVGVSCALSGDADELILTVEDDGVGGADPSRGTGLTGLRDRIEASYGTIEIVSPVRGGTRIVARIPLGASDGR, translated from the coding sequence ATGGGCGACGTTCCAGAGCGCATCCAACCGGGCAGCGCCAGCGCGGAACACAAGCCGAGCCTGATCCGAACCCGGATCGAGCGCGACGAGATCCGGAGCCTGGTCGAGAAGGAACGCGCTCTGCGTGACGTCGCGAACCTGATCGCCCGCGCGGGAGCAGACGTGGATGTCATCGCCGTGATCGTTCGCGAGGCGTCACGGCAGGTGCACGGCCTACCCGTCACCCTGACCCAGTTCGTCGGGTCCAGAGAGCTGCTCGTGCTGGCCTCGCCGGACGGCCCCGCGGATGCCGGCATGCGCATCGTCTTCGAAGCCGACACGCTCCCCGACCGCGTGGTCGGTACCGGCCGGCCGTGTCGAGTCGATGACTACCGAAGCCAGCCGGATGCCGAACTGGCGGCGCGGTTCGGGATCGCGGCAGGAGTTGCGGTGCCGATCATCGTGGAAGGCCGGACCTGGGGCATGTTCTTCGTCAGCTCGGCTCTCGGCGCGCTGCCGCCGGAGACGGAGACGCTGCTCGCCGCGTTCGCGCAGCTGGTCACCGCCTCTTTCGACAGCATCGAGGCACGAAACCAGCTGCGGGCTGTGGCAGAACACGACGAGACCATGCGTGCGATCCAGCACGACGCCGACGAGGGCACAATCACGGACATCGCCACGCGCCTGGTGGAGTACGCGGCCACACTGGGCGGGATAGAGCACGCCACGTTGACCGCTCTCGGCGGCGTGGAGGTAACCGCCACCAACCCGGTCGTGTCGATCACCGACTCGTCCATCCGTCCGACGCAGACCGTGACATTCCCCGTCACGGCACAGCAAGAGCGGGTCGGCGCGTTCACGGTCGAGACGACCCTGCCCGCGTTACCGAGCCAGACGACCCGATTTCTGACGGATCTGAGTGAAGTCACCGGCCGCATCATTCTCGCGATCACGAACCGGCAGCATCTGAGCGAACTCATCGACGAGCAGGCGTCCCTGCGCCGTATCGCCGAACTCGCAGCCCGTGGAGCGCCGCGGGCGAGACCCCTGGACGACATCCTCGCGGTGATCTGCCGGGCGGCATCCGACCAATTGGGCGGACAAGAGGTCACGCTCCTGCAATTCGAAAGCGCCGACACCATCGTGGCCGTCGCGACGCACGGCGGCCCTGTCCCGATCGGCGTCCGGGTCGTTCACCCGCCCGGATCGCTTTCCGATCGGGTGGCACGGACGAAGAAGGCCGTTCGCGTTGACGATTTCGACGCGATGCCGAGCGCCGAAATCGTTCGACGGTACGGCATTCGCGCCGGCGTCGGGGTTCCGGTCTTCATCGACGACCGTCTCTGGGGCGCCTTCGTCTCGACATCCCAGACCGCACCTCTCCCCCACGACACCGAACAACGTCTGGAGGGCTTCGCCCAACTGACCTGGGCGGCCATCGCCAACGCCGAAGCCCGAGAGATCCTTCGCCGCCTCGCGGATGAACAGGCAGCCCTGCGCCATGTCGCCGAGCTCGTCGCACGCGAATCACCGCTGCCCACGGTGTTCGACGCGGTCGTGAAAGAGGCAGCCCGTGTTCTGAACGCCTCATCAGCCGAGGTCGTCCGCGACCCCGTCGGCGGATTCGGTGACGCACGCGTGATGGCCGAGATCAGACTGCAGCCGACCGCCGGGGCTCACCATGCCGAAGCACCCATCCTGGTCAACGGCGAAAGCTGGGGCGCGCTCGCGGTCGACTCCGACTCGCCGAGCCGGGTCGATGGCAGAGACCGCCTGAAACCGTTCGCCGATCTGATGGCCGCGGCCATCGCCAACGCCGAGCATCGGGCAGGGCTCACGCAATCCCGCGCGCGCGTGATCGCCGCAGCCGACGACGCTCGACGACGACTGCAGCGCGACGTTCACGATGGCGCGCAGCAACGCCTCGTGCACACCATCCTCCTCCTCAAGCTGGCGAGGGATGCCGCGACCGCCCGGGGCGAGGTCACCGCGCTGCTTGCCGATGCGCTCGCGCACGCCGAAGAAGCCAATCGGCAGCTGCGGGACGTCGTCCGCGGCATCCTGCCCGCAGCACTCAGCCGCAACGGGCTCGCCGCCGGTATCGAGTCGCTCGCCGCCGAAACCCCCATCCCCGTTGATCTCGCCCTCGTCATTCCCCGATTGCCGGTGGCTCTCGAAACAACGGCGTATTTCACGGTCGCCGAAGCGATCACCAATGCGGTCAAGCACGCGCAGGCGACGCATGTCGGCGTGTCGTGCGCACTTTCTGGCGACGCCGACGAGCTGATCCTCACAGTCGAAGACGACGGAGTGGGCGGCGCGGACCCGTCCCGTGGCACCGGGTTGACCGGGCTCCGAGACCGCATCGAGGCGAGCTACGGAACGATCGAAATCGTGAGTCCTGTGCGGGGCGGCACGCGGATCGTCGCACGCATCCCTTTGGGTGCGTCGGACGGGCGGTAG
- a CDS encoding DUF6326 family protein — MTIRTKTLLDNPPVSVQAKLAAAWTSLMFLVIYIDYFHLYQPGEIDEIRGGVIFEFDISATLMSIFFAIIAIPAVMVMLSMTLPARVNRVTNLVIASLYIPAVGMNFLGAPSDYAFYYALTIGVEVLILAFILRSAWRWTQTPAVPAGVATTDLRQGLRQ, encoded by the coding sequence ATGACCATCCGAACGAAAACCTTGCTCGACAACCCGCCGGTCTCCGTGCAGGCCAAGCTCGCCGCCGCATGGACCAGCCTCATGTTCCTCGTCATCTACATCGACTACTTCCACCTCTACCAGCCCGGCGAGATCGACGAGATCAGGGGTGGCGTCATTTTCGAGTTCGACATCAGCGCAACATTGATGTCCATCTTCTTCGCGATCATCGCGATCCCGGCCGTGATGGTGATGCTCTCCATGACGCTGCCTGCCCGGGTGAACCGCGTCACGAATCTCGTCATTGCATCGCTGTACATCCCCGCCGTGGGGATGAACTTTTTGGGGGCGCCCTCGGATTATGCCTTCTACTACGCCCTCACCATCGGAGTCGAAGTGCTGATCCTGGCCTTCATCCTGCGCTCCGCCTGGAGGTGGACTCAAACCCCCGCCGTTCCCGCCGGTGTTGCGACGACCGACCTTCGACAGGGCCTTCGACAGTAG
- a CDS encoding TetR/AcrR family transcriptional regulator, giving the protein MSEAVRLADREGVDGLSMRRLAGALGAGAMSLYHYVASKDDLLDAMIDIVFQEIEPPPEEADWQSAMRREALSTRRVLARHPWAIALMESRTKPGPANLRHREAVTACLRKAGFSVLMATHANWLLNSYVYGHALQEASLPFDTADELADMTEEVYLPQLPPDQFPFLNESALGLVAAGYDPAEEFIFGLDLVLAALEPLRASA; this is encoded by the coding sequence GTGTCGGAGGCGGTGCGGCTCGCCGACCGCGAGGGGGTCGACGGCTTGAGCATGCGCCGCCTGGCCGGCGCGCTCGGCGCGGGCGCCATGTCGCTCTACCACTACGTGGCGAGCAAGGACGACCTGCTGGACGCCATGATCGACATCGTGTTCCAGGAGATCGAACCCCCGCCCGAAGAAGCCGACTGGCAGTCGGCGATGCGACGGGAGGCGCTATCGACACGACGGGTTCTGGCCCGCCATCCCTGGGCGATCGCCCTGATGGAGTCGCGGACCAAGCCCGGGCCCGCGAACCTCCGCCACCGCGAAGCGGTCACCGCCTGCCTGCGAAAGGCCGGCTTCTCAGTCTTGATGGCAACGCACGCCAACTGGTTGCTCAACAGCTATGTCTACGGTCACGCCCTGCAGGAGGCCAGCCTTCCGTTCGACACCGCCGACGAACTCGCGGACATGACCGAGGAGGTCTACCTGCCTCAGCTTCCTCCTGATCAGTTCCCCTTCCTCAACGAGTCCGCCTTGGGGCTCGTCGCTGCCGGCTACGACCCGGCGGAGGAGTTCATCTTCGGCCTCGACCTCGTCCTGGCCGCGCTCGAGCCCCTGAGAGCCTCCGCATAG
- a CDS encoding NAD(P)-dependent alcohol dehydrogenase — protein MGIELRLNAGEHPATMRAVVQHRYGPPSVLALSEVGVPLPRRGDVLVKVGAASVHPGDYFVLTGKPYMVRLVFGLRRPRHGIPGIDLAGVVAAVGSDVTALRPGDEVFGWSTAGALAEYACVPADNLVPVPGNVSVVHTAAVPTSGMTALQALRKIANVGPTQTVLVTGASGGVGSFAVQIAKAFGAEVTGVCSTRNIDLVRSLGADHVVDYTRTDFTRSDKRYDVILDNVEAQPLAAVRRALTPTGILIPNSGRGGRWLGPIRRIVKARLLSGFTRQRLKPFTSIGKRQDLVTLADLLTTGQVRAVIDRTYALDEAADALRYVAAGHTQGKVVITV, from the coding sequence GTGGGAATCGAACTGCGACTGAATGCGGGAGAACACCCGGCGACCATGCGGGCCGTCGTCCAGCACCGCTACGGCCCGCCTTCAGTGCTGGCGTTATCCGAGGTTGGGGTCCCGTTGCCCCGTCGAGGCGATGTGCTCGTCAAGGTGGGCGCGGCCTCGGTGCATCCTGGCGACTACTTCGTCCTGACCGGGAAGCCGTACATGGTGCGTCTGGTGTTCGGGCTCCGCCGGCCACGCCACGGCATCCCCGGCATTGACCTCGCCGGCGTCGTGGCGGCGGTCGGAAGCGATGTCACCGCCCTTCGCCCCGGCGACGAGGTGTTCGGATGGAGCACCGCGGGAGCGCTCGCGGAGTACGCCTGCGTCCCGGCGGACAACCTGGTGCCGGTGCCCGGCAACGTGTCGGTCGTCCACACGGCGGCGGTGCCCACGTCGGGCATGACGGCGCTGCAGGCGTTGCGCAAGATCGCGAACGTCGGGCCAACCCAGACGGTGCTGGTCACGGGCGCGTCCGGCGGCGTGGGCTCCTTCGCCGTCCAGATCGCCAAGGCTTTCGGCGCCGAGGTGACCGGTGTGTGCAGCACCCGCAACATCGACTTGGTCCGCTCACTCGGCGCCGACCACGTCGTCGACTACACGAGGACCGACTTCACCCGGAGCGACAAGCGCTACGACGTCATCCTCGACAACGTGGAAGCCCAGCCCCTGGCGGCTGTCCGCCGAGCGCTGACGCCCACCGGCATCCTGATCCCCAACAGTGGACGGGGTGGCCGCTGGCTCGGCCCCATCCGTCGGATCGTCAAGGCGCGCCTGCTGTCCGGGTTCACCCGTCAGCGGCTGAAGCCCTTCACGTCGATCGGGAAGCGTCAGGACCTGGTCACCCTGGCCGACCTGCTGACGACGGGGCAGGTCAGGGCCGTCATCGATCGCACCTACGCGCTCGATGAAGCTGCCGACGCCCTCCGCTACGTCGCGGCCGGCCACACCCAAGGGAAGGTCGTGATCACCGTCTGA